The Sebastes umbrosus isolate fSebUmb1 chromosome 19, fSebUmb1.pri, whole genome shotgun sequence genome has a segment encoding these proteins:
- the pax8 gene encoding paired box protein Pax-8 isoform X1: MSNNGRGHGGLNQLGGMFVNGRPLPEVIRQRIVDMAHQGVRPCDISRQLRVSHGCVSKILGRYYETGSIKPGVIGGSKPKVATPKVVDKIAEYKRQNPTMFAWEIRDRLLAEGVCDSDTVPSVSSINRIIRTKVQQPFNLPLDGKCLSPGQTLIPSSAVTPPESPQSDSLGSTYSISGLLGIPQPSAEGKRSHDDSDQESCRHSVDSQGSGGVPRKQMRVDHFSAASQHLDCGFDRHHYPPDSFGSASSSKTEQTLYPLSLINGSLDEAKTSLSTSSSAIGRNLTAHQGYAMVTEPLQPLPLCLKQEMSPEVTSTSPSPNMAASNMAFVELQALQKPISVSSSCSHSNHFPNAFNSFSHHAPVYGQFSSQSIISGRDMVSSTLPGYPPHIPSAAQSGYSSSAITGMVAAGTDYSGQTYSHSPYTYSEAWRFTNSSILGSPYYYSTASRTAPPSSAAYDHL; this comes from the exons gtcATGGGGGTCTTAACCAACTAGGTGGAATGTTTGTTAATGGACGTCCACTCCCGGAGGTGATCCGGCAACGCATCGTGGACATGGCCCACCAGGGGGTCCGGCCCTGCGACATCTCCCGGCAGCTCAGAGTCAGCCACGGCTGCGTCAGCAAGATCCTGGGACG CTACTACGAGACAGGCAGCATCAAGCCCGGCGTGATCGGCGGCTCTAAGCCCAAAGTGGCCACCCCGAAGGTGGTGGATAAGATCGCAGAGTACAAGAGGCAGAATCCCACCATGTTCGCCTGGGAAATCAGGGACAGGCTGCTGGCGGAGGGGGTGTGTGACAGCGACACGGTGCCCAGCGTGAGCTCCATTAACAG AATAATTCGAACAAAGGTCCAACAGCCGTTCAATCTGCCTCTGGATGGAAAATGCCTGAGTCCAGGACAAACCTTGA TCCCGAGTTCAGCGGTCACCCCTCCCGAGTCTCCACAGTCTGACTCTCTTGGCTCCACCTACTCCATCAGCGGCTTGTTGGGGATCCCCCAACCCAGCGCCGAGGGCAAGAGGAGCCATGATGACA GTGATCAGGAGAGTTGTCGGCACAGCGTGGACTCTCAGGGCAGCGGAGGTGTCCCGAGGAAACAGATGAGAGTGGATCACTTCTCCGCAGCCTCGCAACATCTGGACTGTGGGTTCGATCGTCACCACTATCCCCCGGACTCATTCGGCTCCGCCTCCAGCAGCAAGACGGAGCAG ACTTTGTACCCGCTGTCCCTCATCAATGGCAGTCTAGACGAGGCCAAGACCAGCCTCTCAACATCCAGCTCCGCCATTGGACGGAATCTGACGGCGCACCAGGGCTACGCCATGGTGACCG aGCCCCTACAGCCCCTGCCGCTCTGTCTAAAACAGGAAATGTCCCCAGAAGTGACCAGCACGAGCCCCTCCCCAAACATGGCGGCGTCCAACATGGCGTTCGTGGAGCTGCAGGCGCTGCAGAAGCCCATttctgtcagcagcagctgcagccactCCAACCATTTCCCCAACGCCTTCAACTCATTCTCCCATCATGCACCGGTGTACGGGCAGTTCAGCAGTCAGTCTATCATCTCAG gGCGTGACATGGTGAGCTCCACCCTGCCGGGTTACCCACCTCACATCCCCTCCGCTGCCCAGTCAGGGTACTCCTCCTCGGCCATCACGGGCATGGTAGCAG CAGGAACAGACTACTCGGGTCAGACCTACAGCCATTCACCCTACACCTACAGCGAAGCCTGGAGGTTCACCAACTCCAGCATACTGG
- the pax8 gene encoding paired box protein Pax-8 isoform X2, whose amino-acid sequence MSNNGRGGMFVNGRPLPEVIRQRIVDMAHQGVRPCDISRQLRVSHGCVSKILGRYYETGSIKPGVIGGSKPKVATPKVVDKIAEYKRQNPTMFAWEIRDRLLAEGVCDSDTVPSVSSINRIIRTKVQQPFNLPLDGKCLSPGQTLIPSSAVTPPESPQSDSLGSTYSISGLLGIPQPSAEGKRSHDDSDQESCRHSVDSQGSGGVPRKQMRVDHFSAASQHLDCGFDRHHYPPDSFGSASSSKTEQTLYPLSLINGSLDEAKTSLSTSSSAIGRNLTAHQGYAMVTEPLQPLPLCLKQEMSPEVTSTSPSPNMAASNMAFVELQALQKPISVSSSCSHSNHFPNAFNSFSHHAPVYGQFSSQSIISGRDMVSSTLPGYPPHIPSAAQSGYSSSAITGMVAAGTDYSGQTYSHSPYTYSEAWRFTNSSILGSPYYYSTASRTAPPSSAAYDHL is encoded by the exons GTGGAATGTTTGTTAATGGACGTCCACTCCCGGAGGTGATCCGGCAACGCATCGTGGACATGGCCCACCAGGGGGTCCGGCCCTGCGACATCTCCCGGCAGCTCAGAGTCAGCCACGGCTGCGTCAGCAAGATCCTGGGACG CTACTACGAGACAGGCAGCATCAAGCCCGGCGTGATCGGCGGCTCTAAGCCCAAAGTGGCCACCCCGAAGGTGGTGGATAAGATCGCAGAGTACAAGAGGCAGAATCCCACCATGTTCGCCTGGGAAATCAGGGACAGGCTGCTGGCGGAGGGGGTGTGTGACAGCGACACGGTGCCCAGCGTGAGCTCCATTAACAG AATAATTCGAACAAAGGTCCAACAGCCGTTCAATCTGCCTCTGGATGGAAAATGCCTGAGTCCAGGACAAACCTTGA TCCCGAGTTCAGCGGTCACCCCTCCCGAGTCTCCACAGTCTGACTCTCTTGGCTCCACCTACTCCATCAGCGGCTTGTTGGGGATCCCCCAACCCAGCGCCGAGGGCAAGAGGAGCCATGATGACA GTGATCAGGAGAGTTGTCGGCACAGCGTGGACTCTCAGGGCAGCGGAGGTGTCCCGAGGAAACAGATGAGAGTGGATCACTTCTCCGCAGCCTCGCAACATCTGGACTGTGGGTTCGATCGTCACCACTATCCCCCGGACTCATTCGGCTCCGCCTCCAGCAGCAAGACGGAGCAG ACTTTGTACCCGCTGTCCCTCATCAATGGCAGTCTAGACGAGGCCAAGACCAGCCTCTCAACATCCAGCTCCGCCATTGGACGGAATCTGACGGCGCACCAGGGCTACGCCATGGTGACCG aGCCCCTACAGCCCCTGCCGCTCTGTCTAAAACAGGAAATGTCCCCAGAAGTGACCAGCACGAGCCCCTCCCCAAACATGGCGGCGTCCAACATGGCGTTCGTGGAGCTGCAGGCGCTGCAGAAGCCCATttctgtcagcagcagctgcagccactCCAACCATTTCCCCAACGCCTTCAACTCATTCTCCCATCATGCACCGGTGTACGGGCAGTTCAGCAGTCAGTCTATCATCTCAG gGCGTGACATGGTGAGCTCCACCCTGCCGGGTTACCCACCTCACATCCCCTCCGCTGCCCAGTCAGGGTACTCCTCCTCGGCCATCACGGGCATGGTAGCAG CAGGAACAGACTACTCGGGTCAGACCTACAGCCATTCACCCTACACCTACAGCGAAGCCTGGAGGTTCACCAACTCCAGCATACTGG
- the pax8 gene encoding paired box protein Pax-8 isoform X3, with the protein MFVNGRPLPEVIRQRIVDMAHQGVRPCDISRQLRVSHGCVSKILGRYYETGSIKPGVIGGSKPKVATPKVVDKIAEYKRQNPTMFAWEIRDRLLAEGVCDSDTVPSVSSINRIIRTKVQQPFNLPLDGKCLSPGQTLIPSSAVTPPESPQSDSLGSTYSISGLLGIPQPSAEGKRSHDDSDQESCRHSVDSQGSGGVPRKQMRVDHFSAASQHLDCGFDRHHYPPDSFGSASSSKTEQTLYPLSLINGSLDEAKTSLSTSSSAIGRNLTAHQGYAMVTEPLQPLPLCLKQEMSPEVTSTSPSPNMAASNMAFVELQALQKPISVSSSCSHSNHFPNAFNSFSHHAPVYGQFSSQSIISGRDMVSSTLPGYPPHIPSAAQSGYSSSAITGMVAAGTDYSGQTYSHSPYTYSEAWRFTNSSILGSPYYYSTASRTAPPSSAAYDHL; encoded by the exons ATGTTTGTTAATGGACGTCCACTCCCGGAGGTGATCCGGCAACGCATCGTGGACATGGCCCACCAGGGGGTCCGGCCCTGCGACATCTCCCGGCAGCTCAGAGTCAGCCACGGCTGCGTCAGCAAGATCCTGGGACG CTACTACGAGACAGGCAGCATCAAGCCCGGCGTGATCGGCGGCTCTAAGCCCAAAGTGGCCACCCCGAAGGTGGTGGATAAGATCGCAGAGTACAAGAGGCAGAATCCCACCATGTTCGCCTGGGAAATCAGGGACAGGCTGCTGGCGGAGGGGGTGTGTGACAGCGACACGGTGCCCAGCGTGAGCTCCATTAACAG AATAATTCGAACAAAGGTCCAACAGCCGTTCAATCTGCCTCTGGATGGAAAATGCCTGAGTCCAGGACAAACCTTGA TCCCGAGTTCAGCGGTCACCCCTCCCGAGTCTCCACAGTCTGACTCTCTTGGCTCCACCTACTCCATCAGCGGCTTGTTGGGGATCCCCCAACCCAGCGCCGAGGGCAAGAGGAGCCATGATGACA GTGATCAGGAGAGTTGTCGGCACAGCGTGGACTCTCAGGGCAGCGGAGGTGTCCCGAGGAAACAGATGAGAGTGGATCACTTCTCCGCAGCCTCGCAACATCTGGACTGTGGGTTCGATCGTCACCACTATCCCCCGGACTCATTCGGCTCCGCCTCCAGCAGCAAGACGGAGCAG ACTTTGTACCCGCTGTCCCTCATCAATGGCAGTCTAGACGAGGCCAAGACCAGCCTCTCAACATCCAGCTCCGCCATTGGACGGAATCTGACGGCGCACCAGGGCTACGCCATGGTGACCG aGCCCCTACAGCCCCTGCCGCTCTGTCTAAAACAGGAAATGTCCCCAGAAGTGACCAGCACGAGCCCCTCCCCAAACATGGCGGCGTCCAACATGGCGTTCGTGGAGCTGCAGGCGCTGCAGAAGCCCATttctgtcagcagcagctgcagccactCCAACCATTTCCCCAACGCCTTCAACTCATTCTCCCATCATGCACCGGTGTACGGGCAGTTCAGCAGTCAGTCTATCATCTCAG gGCGTGACATGGTGAGCTCCACCCTGCCGGGTTACCCACCTCACATCCCCTCCGCTGCCCAGTCAGGGTACTCCTCCTCGGCCATCACGGGCATGGTAGCAG CAGGAACAGACTACTCGGGTCAGACCTACAGCCATTCACCCTACACCTACAGCGAAGCCTGGAGGTTCACCAACTCCAGCATACTGG